Proteins encoded in a region of the Quercus lobata isolate SW786 chromosome 8, ValleyOak3.0 Primary Assembly, whole genome shotgun sequence genome:
- the LOC115957754 gene encoding ACT domain-containing protein ACR9: protein MGIPCDDVVLIQHGEIPEEPSVITVNCPDKAGLGCDLSRIILEFGLCITRGDSSKDGRWCYLVLWVVPQHSSLKVDWESLKSRLLAACPSCLFSYYFNQQSNRPSPSPLYLLKFWCLDQKGSLHDITRVLCELDLSIQRVKVMPTPDGRVLDLFFITDGMELLDTKQRREDVCEHLTAVLGKNFINCELQLAGPEYERLRGFSDLPPAVAEELFSSEPSDKYTSMLQALSPSMKTVNKATVTVDNIMSPVHTLLQIQCVDHKGLIYDVMRITKDCNIQIVYGRFSSSVEGIRNMDLFVQQTDGKKIVDPERQIALCSRLKEETLHPLRVIIANRGPDTELLVANPVELSGKGRPRVFYDVTFALKTLGICIFSAEIVRHSTSDRQWEVYKFLLEESRELPLASSRARSLIVNRVRRTLMGW from the exons ATGGGCATTCCCTGCGACGACGTCGTGTTGATTCAGCATGGAGAAATTCCCGAAGAGCCCTCCGTCATTACGGTGAATTGTCCCGACAAGGCTGGGCTTGGCTGCGATCTTTCTAGAATAATCCTCGAGTTCGGACTTTGCATTACCAGAGGAG ATTCTTCAAAGGATGGAAGATGGTGTTACCTAGTATTGTGGGTTGTTCCACAACATAGCTCACTTAAAGTTGATTGGGAGAGCTTGAAAAGCCGGCTTCTAGCTGCATGCCCTTCTTGTTTGTTTTCGTATTACTTCAATCAGCAGTCGAATCGTCCATCGCCATCTCCACTATACCTTTTAAAGTTTTGGTGCCTTGACCAAAAAGGATCATTACATG ATATTACTAGGGTGCTTTGTGAGCTTGATCTTTCAATTCAAAGAGTAAAAGTGATGCCAACCCCAGATGGCAGGGTTTTAGACCTGTTCTTCATCACAGACGGCAT GGAGCTATTAGACACAAAACAGAGGCGCGAAGATGTGTGTGAACATCTGACAGCTGTTCTAGGAAAGAACTTTATCAACTGTGAACTTCAGTTGGCAGGGCCTGAGTATGAGCGTTTGCGGGGGTTTTCAGATCTGCCACCAGCAGTTGCTGAAGAATTATTTAGTAGTGAGCCGTCAGACAAGTACACTTCCATGTTGCAAGCTCTCAGCCCAAGTATGAAAACAGTAAATAAGGCGACTGTTACTGTAGATAATATAATGAGTCCAGTGCATACTTTGCTTCAGATACAATGTGTTGATCACAAGGGCCTGATATATGATGTTATGAGGATTACTAAAGACTGCAATATTCAG ATCGTCTATGGTAGATTTTCTTCAAGTGTGGAAGGCATCCGAAATATGGACTTGTTTGTCCAGCAAACAGATGGGAAGAAGATTGTGGATCCTGAGAGACAGATCGCATTGTGTTCTCGCTTAAAAGAGGAGACGCTTCACCCATTGCGGGTGATTATTGCCAACCGGGGCCCCGATACTGAACTCTTGGTTGCTAATCCAGTTGAGTTATCTGGAAAGGGAAGGCCCCGTGTATTCTACGATGTTACATTTGCTCTAAAAACGTTAGGAATATGCATTTTCTCG GCTGAAATTGTGAGGCATTCAACA